From a single Botrytis cinerea B05.10 chromosome 16, complete sequence genomic region:
- the Bcgst26 gene encoding Bcgst26 produces the protein MVTITLDADYGYVILAATSTFILNFWHGINTGTYRKAAKIDYPAAYAPSSRTDTAAHQFNCAQRAHANFTENHSIAVTAMLVAGLEFPRSAATLGAAWTVSRWVYMRGYSQGGVGGKGRYKGIWFWLFQMGLMGLCGFMGGRMVLEGRV, from the exons ATGGTTACCATCACTCTCGATGCCGATTACGG CTACGTAATCCTCGCCGCAACCTCCACCTTCATCCTCAATTTCTGGCACGGCATCAACACCGGTACCTACCGCAAAGCCGCCAAAATCGACTATCCAGCCGCCTACGCTCCTTCGTCCCGCACCGACACCGCAGCACACCAATTCAACTGCGCACAGCGCGCACATGCGAATTTTACAGAGAATCACTCGATAGCGGTGACGGCGATGTTGGTTGCTGGATTGGAGTTTCCGCGGTCGGCGGCGACGTTGGGAGCTGCGTGGACGGTTAGCAGGTGGGTCTATATGAGAGGTTATAGTCAGGGTGGGGTGGGCGGAAAGGGAAGATATAAGGGTatttggttttggttgttccagatgggattgatgggatTGTGTGGATTCATGGGAGGAAGAATGGTGCTTGAGGGCAGAGTTTAG